TCTGTTTGTCCTTGTCCTATTCTATCCGAACATGAATTGGGAGAAAAGGCCGGACTTAGGCCCGCGGCCGGGTCTTCTGTTCCTTGAACGTCACGGCGAACGAAGTTCCGCCTTCGCGGGTGAGGCGGACCTCTCCCCCCAGCTGGCGGGCCAGCAGATCGATGAGCTGCAGGCCCAGCGTTCCCCCAGCCGCGGGATCGAATCCCTCGGGCAGGCCGACGCCGTCGTCCCGTACGGCGATCTCGTAAGTCTCCGAGCCCAAGTCTCGGAGCGTGATCCGGACCGTCCCCGCCCGGCCGTCGGGAAAGGCGTGCTCCAAGGCGTTGGAGATCATCTCGTTGACGATCAAGCCGCCCGGGATGGCCGTATTGATGTCCATGACGACCGGGTCAAGGTTGGTCTCGAGCCGAATCCGATCGGCTCCGATCCGCCAAAAATGGAACAGGTGCACGGCCAAGCTCTGGATATAGTCTGCGAACTGGATTTGAGCCAAGTTCTGGGATTGATAAAGCTTTTCGTGGACCAGGGACATGGACCGGATTCGGGATTGGCACTCGCGGATGCTCTCGAGGGCCGCCTGATCGTGGATGGAGCCCGCCTGCAGATTGAGCAGCGAGGAGATGATCTGGAGGTTGTTTTTGACCCGGTGGTGGATCTCCCGCAGCAGGGCTTCCTTTTCGCCCAGCGACGCCTGGAGCCGCTCCCGCGCCCGGACCCGGTCGATGGCCAGGGCCACCTGGGTGGATAGGAACTGGAGCAGATCCTTCTCCTCCTGTCCGATGTGCTCTTGGGGCCGGTAGGTCTGAATGGCCATGACGCCGATCTTGGCCTCCGCGATCTTGAGCGGGACGCCCAGCCAATTGACGGCCAGCTGGCCTAGAAGGTCCACCTCCCCGGCGTCGCGGAGGGCGAGGGTGTTCTGGGAGGACGTCAGGAGCGGTTGGCCCGATCGGAACACGTATTCGGTCAGCCCGCGCCCCAGCGGGCGGCCTGCGGGCGGGGCGTCGTACTCGTCGATGAACAGCGGGAAGGTGATCCACCCCGCCGGCTCGTCGATCAGGGCGA
This genomic interval from Candidatus Aminicenantes bacterium contains the following:
- a CDS encoding PAS domain S-box protein; its protein translation is LLATLQAQIDRTREAEAGVRASEAKYLGLFEASPDAICLWDFDGRILDCNEAAVHLLGFAREEFIGMNVGGLLPPEQLQNFSEFRKKILADGRATVKVRFLTKSGARIPTEVSIRVARIGSEDRMVVHARDLRPGERAEAVKSALYEISQAASGAADLATLYALIRKTITALLPYPNFYVALIDEPAGWITFPLFIDEYDAPPAGRPLGRGLTEYVFRSGQPLLTSSQNTLALRDAGEVDLLGQLAVNWLGVPLKIAEAKIGVMAIQTYRPQEHIGQEEKDLLQFLSTQVALAIDRVRARERLQASLGEKEALLREIHHRVKNNLQIISSLLNLQAGSIHDQAALESIRECQSRIRSMSLVHEKLYQSQNLAQIQFADYIQSLAVHLFHFWRIGADRIRLETNLDPVVMDINTAIPGGLIVNEMISNALEHAFPDGRAGTVRITLRDLGSETYEIAVRDDGVGLPEGFDPAAGGTLGLQLIDLLARQLGGEVRLTREGGTSFAVTFKEQKTRPRA